One window from the genome of Maylandia zebra isolate NMK-2024a linkage group LG18, Mzebra_GT3a, whole genome shotgun sequence encodes:
- the loxl5b gene encoding lysyl oxidase-like 5b, producing the protein MFANLHVGFNLLSLIAMAKRSLLFLYIFQGLLPLSFGQQRTVGPWRHRIQWENNGQVYSLMSTGLEYQAPYRSTSQSRVYVSSRRDGTGTQMSGARRRMTLVRTGPNESRQFRTDNSAQSGLLTPGHDVRPYAPVNRHASGFGQRLERPTAAVVRHPGARHFNGEFTRTTNASSPGSSTDFSGGNGGSVTVDNTALHTRIGESGPGAQNQQLRAGPEVTPVSRQPAQTDRSISANPSGLENESEAPAVFPALTEENSNGEDMVNDDPRNPLKNHRNSVFYNMYPTRGRSAARTLRPPGTGYGTGYFQNGLPDLVPDPYAIQAGTYVQRMQMYALRCAAEENCLARSAYGPTVRDINFRVLLRFPQKVKNQGTADFLPFKPRYQWDWHSCHQHYHSMDAFSNYDLLDVITGRKVAEGHKASFCLEDTNCDPGFRRRYACTAHTQGLSPGCHDIYAANIDCQWIDITDVPPGNYILKVTVNPNFHILESDFNNNVVRCDITYTGVYVQTRNCRITRG; encoded by the exons ATGTTTGCTAACTTACACGTAGGCTTTAATTTATTAAGTTTAATTGCCATGGCTAAACgatcacttttatttttatatattttccaAGGACTACTCCCCCTCAGCTTTGGGCAGCAGCGCACGGTTGGCCCCTGGCGGCACCGGATTCAATGGGAGAACAACGGGCAGGtttacagtttaatgagcaCTGGGCTGGAGTACCAGGCTCCGTATCGGTCCACCAGCCAGTCGAGGGTTTACGTGAGCAGTCGGAGGGATGGTACCGGGACCCAGATGTCTGGAGCGCGCAGAAGAATGACGCTTGTGAGAACCGGACCAAATGAATCCAGACAGTTCAGGACTGATAACAGTGCACAGTCGGGACTTCTCACACCTGGACACGATGTTAGACCGTATGCGCCGGTGAATCGTCATGCGTCAGGGTTCGGACAGCGACTTGAACGCCCTACAGCAGCAGTTGTAAGACATCCAGGCGCACGCCATTTTAATGGTGAATTCACCAGAACCACGAACGCCTCTTCACCGGGGAGTTCAACAGATTTTTCTGGCGGTAATGGAGGTTCTGTCACTGTGGATAATACCGCACTACATACTAGAATAGGTGAATCCGGACCTGGTGCGCAAAACCAACAGTTACGCGCGGGGCCGGAGGTGACGCCCGTCTCCAGGCAACCTGCTCAGACTGATCGCTCCATCTCAGCAAACCCGTCAGGTCTGGAAAATGAGTCTGAGGCACCGGCTGTATTTCCTGCACTTACTGAGGAAAACAGCAATGGAGAGGACATGGTCAATGACGACCCTCGAAACCCGCTTAAAAACCACAGGAATTCTGTTTTCTACAACATGTATCCGACCAGAGGGAGGTCAGCGGCCCGCACCCTCCGTCCGCCTGGCACAGGGTACGGCACAGGATATTTCCAAAACG GACTGCCAGACCTTGTGCCAGACCCATATGCCATCCAAGCAGGTACCTATGTCCAGCGCATGCAGATGTACGCGCTTCGCTGTGCAGCTGAGGAGAACTGTCTGGCCAG ATCGGCTTATGGACCCACTGTGCGAGACATCAACTTCAGAGTCCTCCTGCGGTTTCCACAGAAAGTGAAGAACCAAGGCACCGCTGACTTCCTCCCTTTCAAGCCCAGATATCAGTGGGACTGGCACAGCTGTCACCA ACACTACCACAGCATGGACGCCTTCAGCAACTACGATCTGCTGGATGTTATCACAGGACGTAAAGTGGCAGAGGGACACAAGGCCAGTTTCTGTCTGGAGGACACGAACTGTGATCCTGGATTCAGGCGACGCTACGCCTGTACAGCTCATACGCAG GGTCTGAGCCCAGGTTGCCATGACATCTACGCTGCCAACATCGACTGTCAGTGGATTGACATCACTGATGTGCCTCCAGGAAACTACATCTTGAAG gTTACAGTCAATCCCAATTTCCACATCCTGGAGTCAGACTTCAACAACAACGTAGTGAGATGTGATATTACTTACACAGGCGTTTATGTTCAGACACGCAACTGTCGAATAACGAG GGGTTGA
- the LOC101478874 gene encoding uncharacterized protein LOC101478874, giving the protein MYTEGAQATGHQRFLQHSNNPAPCPCQHCIHYEPYGHHGGLGYQPASPRQTDHPSLDFRRDTRAPRVKDVGGRAFVVDRVEKSGHHSPQRRSVFAGQGPYSQSDDLSQVFPWELNAAQWNYPLEPGVRHYSSVREQCGCVVRSNSRAHPFNAGIPHPLPHLQVKGQGYRHRRTVRYVSVDEEESDGCNFENHHLDLYNPQLGHLHMPNGHCRPRPVFTEGGEEGDSHQDPGRLKGGSEEGLNGCGGFFPTEVPQKNLNQSRRKGSYIPPSDIPSPETSKSPSGNNHQLQGLEVTKQKRRQDLVRDQIRQVVTDLEDVLGGLKQVHVEMKEVVEQIDRLTANIDLSEEPPCIAQGSSNNFHDSTHSGDLRVTMLPNHKPASVQASQHVDEDRVILRSNSPSPVHMASVVKTSHFTPPNLIKDHEKPGLNGHPPHLYPSKDSNHTGQARPEPHPQTLDPKVIIGNSTSNLRTQKPPPYPQNGRCGKGPYPPPKPVRTPAYPSRGRQSTSMV; this is encoded by the exons TCACCCAGACAGACAGACCACCCATCGCTGGACTTCAGGAGAGACACCCGGGCTCCTCGGGTTAAAGATGTAGGAGGTAGAGCTTTCGTGGTGGACAGAGTTGAGAAAAGTGGTCATCACAGCCCACAGAGGAGGTCTGTGTTTGCAGGGCAGGGCCCTTATAGCCAGTCAGATGACTTGAGCCAAGTCTTCCCCTGGGAGTTGAACGCTGCCCAGTGGAACTACCCACTGGAGCCTGGGGTGAGACACTATTCATCTGTCAGAGAACAGTGTGGCTGTGTGGTGCGCAGCAACAGCAGGGCACACCCCTTTAACGCTGGGATACCACATCCTCTCCCTCATcttcaggtcaaaggtcaggggtACAGACACAGGAGGACTGTCAGGTACGTCTCTGTGGATGAGGAGGAAAGCGATGGATGCAACTTTGAGAACCATCATTTGGACCTATACAATCCCCAACTGGGCCATTTGCACATGCCAAATGGCCACTGTAGACCGAGGCCTGTGTTCACCGAGGGAGGGGAGGAAGGAGATAGCCATCAGGACCCAGGGAGACTGAAGGGTGGATCAGAGGAGGGTTTGAATGGATGTGGTGGCTTTTTCCCCACTGAGGTCCCACAAAAGAATTTGAACCAAAGCAGACGGAAGGGGTCCTACATCCCTCCTTCCGACATCCCCAGTCCAGAAACCTCAAAATCACCATCCGGAAACAACCACCAGCTCCAGGGTTTGGAGGTGACAAAGCAAAAGAGACGGCAGGATTTGGTGAGGGATCAAATTCGACAAGTGGTGACAGATCTGGAGGATGTGTTGGGGGGTTTGAAGCAAGTTCACGTCGAGATGAAAGAG GTGGTTGAGCAGATTGATCGTCTCACAGCGAATATCGACCTCAGTGAGGAGCCGCCCTGCATCGCTCAGGGGTCATCCAATAACTTTCACGACTCAACGCATTCAGGAGACCTCAGGGTCACCATGCTGCCCAATCACAAGCCAGCTTCAGTTCAGGCATCACAGCACGTCGATGAAGACCGCGTCATCCTCAGATCTAACTCTCCTTCTCCTGTCCACATGGCGTCGGTAGTGAAGACCAGCCACTTCACCCCGCCCAATCTAATTAAGGACCACGAAAAGCCAGGTTTGAACGGCCACCCGCCTCACCTGTACCCCTCGAAAGACTCCAACCACACAGGCCAAGCTCGTCCCGAACCCCACCCGCAGACCCTAGACCCTAAGGTCATCATAGGGAACAGCACCTCCAATCTAAGAACTCAAAAGCCTCCGCCTTACCCCCAAAACGGCCGCTGTGGGAAGGGCCCATACCCACCTCCCAAGCCTGTGAGGACCCCTGCCTACCCTAGTAGAGGTCGCCAGAGCACCAGCATGGTGTGA